TTGCTTTAAATCAAAAATTAATTGAGCCAAATCTTCAATTGAATAAATATCATGATGTGGAGGAGGTGAAATCAATGTAACACCAGGTACTGTATGTCTAAGTGTTGCAATTAAAGGAGTTACCTTATGCCCTGGAAGTTGTCCACCCTCACCTGGTTTTGCACCTTGTGCAACTTTTATTTGCAATTCTTGTGCACTTACTAAGTATCCTGGAGTAACTCCAAATCTACCTGAAGCAATTTGCTTTATTTTAGAATTTTTTAAAGTATTAAATCTTTTTGGGTCTTCTCCACCCTCACCTGAATTAGAAGCACCACCAATTGTGTTCATTGCTTGTGCTATAGCTTCATGTGCTTCTGGAGATATAGAACCACAAGACATAGCTGCACTTGCAAATCTTTTAAATATATTCTCTTTTGATTCTACTTCTGAAATATCAATAGACTTTCTATCAGAATTGAAATCTAAGAAGTCTCTAATAAACTTTTTATCTCTATTTTCAATTAGTTTTTTAAGTCCCTCAAAATCAGAAATATTTTCTTTTTTTGTAGCATTTTTATTATGCATTGAAGCAGTAGTTTTAGGACCATAATCATGATATTCTCCACCATCAACATATTTATAAAAACCACCTAGATCAAGTGGAAAAATATGATGATTATCATAATATGCATTATAGTGTGATTTTTCTATTCTTTTTTCAATATCTAAATAACAAAGTCCTGCTAATTCACTATGTGCACCTTCAAAACATTCAGATACAATTTTATCAGATAATCCAAGAACATCAAATAACGCAGAATTTCTATAACTAGCAACTGTAGAAATACCCATTTTAGACATAATCTTTAATAAACCTGCATCCAGAGATTTTTGAGTATTTTTAAGAAGTCTTTGCATCTCATATTTTAAAATATCTTTTCTTTCATATAAACCAACTATTGTTGCATACATCATATATGGATAAATAGCAGTTACACCAAAAGCTAATAATACAGCTGCCATATGAGGATCATAAACTTCACCTGAAACAGAAACCAAACAAACACAGTGTCTAACACCCTCTTTTAGTAAAAGTTGATTTATATAACCAACAGCCATTGCCATAGGAATAAGCTTTTTAGATTTACTAATATCTCTATCATCTAAAATAACTACAGTTACGTTATCATCTTTAACTGCATTTATTATATTTTTTCCAAGCTCTTTCAAACTTGATTCTAAATCATTCGTAAAAGTTGTACTAAATGATCTATTTTTATAATATTCATCATATCTAGGAGATTTTGAATTTCCAAATGAATATAAAATATCATATTTTTCTTTCATTAAAATTGGACTTGAAACTTTTAATCTTTTTGCAAACTCTACTTTTTCATCTAAGAAGTTATGAAGTCTTCCAAATCCTGTTTCTAAAGACATTACTACTTTTTCTCTATATGGATCAATTGGAGGATTTGTAACTTGTGCAAATTTTTGTCTAAAAAAATCTGTAAAATTTCTATTTACTTTTGAAAAAGCAGCAATTGGAGTATCATCACCCATAGAACCTACTGGCTCTTTACCATCTTTTGCCATAGGATCAATAATTTGATCTATTGCTTCATAAGTAATATTGAAATATTTCTGTCTTTTTTCAAGTTCTTCAACTGAATAATCACTCCACTCTAAAAATGACTCATCAATATATTCTTGAAGATATTTCATACCATTATTTAGCCATTTTGAATAGTTTTGAGATGATTTCAAATAATCATTTATATCATCTTCTTTTAATATTTTCCCATATTTAAGATCAACTCCAATCATTTGTCCTGATTGTAATCTTCCTCTTTCTAATATTTTTTCTTCATCTATATCTAAAGTACCATATTCAGAAGTTATATAAAGTTTTTTATCTTTAGTAATAACATATTTTGATGGTCTTAATCCATTTCTGTCAATTAAACAGCCTATGTGTCTTCCATCAGTTAATGAAACAGCGGCTGGTCCATCCCATGCTTCCATTGCAGCTGCTGTGTATTCATAAAATGCTCTTAAATCAGAATCCATGTGTGGAGAATTTTGCCAAGGCGCTGGAATCAAACTTCTAGCAGCTTTGAAAAAATCCACCCCATTTGCTACCATAAATTCAAACATATTATCCAAAGAAGCAGAATCTGAACTTCCTTCTTGTAAAATAGGTAAAATTCTTTTTATCTCTTCATCTGTAAAAATTTCAGACTTGATATTTTCAGATTTTATTTCTACGCTAAATCTATTTGCTTCAACAGAGTTAATCTCTCCATTATGTGCAATTGTTCTAAAAGGCTGAGCCAATTTCCATTGAGGAAGCGTATTAGTTGAAAATCTTTGATGAAATAAAGCAAATGAGATTTTAAAATCTTCATCTCTTAAATCAACATAAAAGTGCTTTATATGCGTAGGCATAACAAGCCCTTTATATGCGATTACTTTTGAAGAAAATGTAGGGATATAAAAATCTTGTTTATCTTTCAATTTATGCTCACACTCTTTTCTTGTTAGGTATAGCATTGCTTCAAATCTTTTCGATGACATTAATGTACTTGGTGTTACAAATACTTGAAAAATAGTTGGTAAAGTATTTAAAGCTTGTTGTCCAAGTGCATTAGTATCTACAGGTACTTCTCTTGTCATAAGTACTTTTAAGTCATTATTTTCACAAAATTCTTTAAATACATCTATATCTTTTGAATCTTTAGTAAAAATCATAGCTACAGCATAAGTTTCTGGTAAATCAATACCATATTCACTAGTAACTTTTCTCATAAA
The window above is part of the Malaciobacter marinus genome. Proteins encoded here:
- the gltB gene encoding glutamate synthase large subunit yields the protein MGSNLDLLTSFKDNCGFGLLAHLKNKPSHNNLEDAITSLERMMHRGAVAADGKTGDGSGLLLSMPDYFMRKVTSEYGIDLPETYAVAMIFTKDSKDIDVFKEFCENNDLKVLMTREVPVDTNALGQQALNTLPTIFQVFVTPSTLMSSKRFEAMLYLTRKECEHKLKDKQDFYIPTFSSKVIAYKGLVMPTHIKHFYVDLRDEDFKISFALFHQRFSTNTLPQWKLAQPFRTIAHNGEINSVEANRFSVEIKSENIKSEIFTDEEIKRILPILQEGSSDSASLDNMFEFMVANGVDFFKAARSLIPAPWQNSPHMDSDLRAFYEYTAAAMEAWDGPAAVSLTDGRHIGCLIDRNGLRPSKYVITKDKKLYITSEYGTLDIDEEKILERGRLQSGQMIGVDLKYGKILKEDDINDYLKSSQNYSKWLNNGMKYLQEYIDESFLEWSDYSVEELEKRQKYFNITYEAIDQIIDPMAKDGKEPVGSMGDDTPIAAFSKVNRNFTDFFRQKFAQVTNPPIDPYREKVVMSLETGFGRLHNFLDEKVEFAKRLKVSSPILMKEKYDILYSFGNSKSPRYDEYYKNRSFSTTFTNDLESSLKELGKNIINAVKDDNVTVVILDDRDISKSKKLIPMAMAVGYINQLLLKEGVRHCVCLVSVSGEVYDPHMAAVLLAFGVTAIYPYMMYATIVGLYERKDILKYEMQRLLKNTQKSLDAGLLKIMSKMGISTVASYRNSALFDVLGLSDKIVSECFEGAHSELAGLCYLDIEKRIEKSHYNAYYDNHHIFPLDLGGFYKYVDGGEYHDYGPKTTASMHNKNATKKENISDFEGLKKLIENRDKKFIRDFLDFNSDRKSIDISEVESKENIFKRFASAAMSCGSISPEAHEAIAQAMNTIGGASNSGEGGEDPKRFNTLKNSKIKQIASGRFGVTPGYLVSAQELQIKVAQGAKPGEGGQLPGHKVTPLIATLRHTVPGVTLISPPPHHDIYSIEDLAQLIFDLKQINPGAKITVKLVSSIGVGTIAAGVAKAYADKIIISGGDGGTGAAPMTSIKHAGNPWEIGLSEAHNALKANHLREFVHVQTDGGLKTGLDVVKAALLGAESYAFGTAALTLLGCKILRICHTNKCSVGVATQDEDLRSYFTGTVERLISYFDFVAQEVREILAKLGYKTMEEIIGRSDLLKVIDDEFAKKFDFQNILRRVDGVNTCQKESNDPFDKNKFEKEILKKVHRAIEKPTLKVKVSEQICNLNRSFGALISGEIAKYYGDEGLPQDTININLKGIAGQSFGAFLSKGMNLHLEGAANDYVGKGMNGGKITITPLHQGKDFAGIGNTCLYGATGGQLYVRATAGERFAVRNSGCIAVVEGTGDNACEYMTGGIAVILGPTGINFGAGMTGGLAFIYDDQKAFVDNMNQELIEAVRIDTDDTERERLYLKRLLVDYLNETGSEKAESILDNFRAEIRNFWLVKPKNMTVLPLDPENGD